In the Lysinibacillus sp. PLM2 genome, one interval contains:
- a CDS encoding aspartate aminotransferase, with product MKYAEKILNTPSSFTRDILKVAGQEDVISFAGGLPNPISFPVEDLQNAINHAIEVHGPKLFQYSATEGYLPLRQYIADKLNKGQEGLDIQPEDIIITTGSQQALEMISHVLIDKGDGIVMEEPGYLGAIQAFNLTEPTFHPVTLTEEGLNVAELENTLKDNQNIKFIYTVPNFHNPTGITYTKENRDAIYDVVKNYDVILIEDDPYGDLRWSGEKIPYIGAGRLENSVVLGSFSKIVTPGMRLGYIVTKNKELMNHVITAKQAADLHTNIFSQIVIHEYLAKNDLEAHVAKIIALYESQANAMLEAMAKYFPSSVKFTKPDGGMFIWVTLKEGISSLDLFYKAMKEKVAFVPGDPFYTSKTNVNTFRLNYTNSSPEVIEEGIKRLGKLLYEVTVSEKTLV from the coding sequence ATGAAGTACGCAGAGAAAATTTTAAACACACCATCTTCATTTACTCGTGATATTTTAAAAGTGGCGGGGCAAGAAGATGTCATTTCATTTGCTGGAGGTTTACCTAACCCAATTTCGTTTCCAGTAGAAGATCTGCAAAATGCGATTAATCATGCAATTGAGGTTCATGGACCAAAACTATTCCAATACTCCGCAACGGAAGGTTATTTGCCATTACGTCAATATATCGCAGATAAATTAAACAAAGGTCAAGAAGGCTTAGACATTCAACCAGAAGATATTATAATAACAACCGGGTCTCAACAGGCTTTAGAGATGATTTCTCATGTATTGATTGATAAAGGTGACGGGATTGTAATGGAAGAACCAGGTTATCTTGGGGCGATTCAAGCATTCAACTTAACTGAACCAACATTTCACCCTGTAACTCTAACAGAAGAAGGATTAAATGTTGCTGAACTAGAAAATACGCTAAAAGACAATCAAAACATCAAATTTATTTATACCGTGCCTAATTTCCATAATCCAACTGGTATTACATACACAAAGGAAAATCGTGATGCCATTTATGATGTGGTAAAGAACTATGATGTTATTTTGATAGAGGATGACCCTTATGGAGATCTGCGTTGGAGCGGTGAAAAGATACCTTATATCGGTGCTGGCCGTCTTGAAAATTCAGTCGTTCTTGGATCATTCTCAAAAATCGTTACTCCGGGTATGCGTTTAGGATATATCGTAACGAAAAATAAGGAATTAATGAATCATGTTATAACTGCGAAACAGGCAGCAGATTTACACACGAATATTTTCTCTCAAATTGTGATCCATGAATATTTAGCCAAAAATGATTTAGAAGCGCATGTAGCTAAAATTATTGCTTTATATGAATCGCAGGCGAATGCAATGCTAGAAGCAATGGCTAAATATTTCCCTTCATCGGTGAAGTTTACAAAGCCTGATGGTGGTATGTTTATTTGGGTTACTTTAAAAGAGGGGATATCATCACTGGATTTGTTCTACAAAGCGATGAAAGAAAAGGTTGCTTTCGTACCAGGGGATCCTTTCTATACAAGTAAAACAAATGTAAATACGTTTCGCTTGAATTATACAAATTCTTCTCCAGAAGTAATTGAAGAAGGGATTAAACGACTCGGAAAACTCTTATATGAAGTAACTGTATCTGAAAAAACACTCGTTTAA
- the topB_1 gene encoding DNA topoisomerase 3 — translation MAKSVVLAEKPSVARDIANVLKCHKKGNGFLEGDKYIVTWALGHLVTLADPESYDVKYKTWNLEDLPMLPERLKLTTIKQTGKQFNAVKSQLTRNDVNEIIIATDAGREGELVARWIIDRVKVNKPVKRLWISSVTDKAIKEGFQNLKPGKAYENLYHAAVARSEADWYIGLNATRALTTKYNAQLNCGRVQTPTLAMIAAREDEIKNFKAQTYYGIEAQTDLLKLTWQDANGNSRSFNKEKIDAVVKALGNQEAKVVNIDRKAKKSFAPGLYDLTELQRDANKLFGYSAKETLNIMQKLYESYKVLTYPRTDSRFISSDIVSTLPERLKACGIGEYRPLANKVLGKPIKTSKAFVDDSKVSDHHAIIPTEEYVNISSFSDKERKIYDLVVKRFLAVLFPPHEYEQLTVQAMIGNEKFIAKGKTVISTGWKEVYSNHFDDEDQADDVKEQLLPRLENGQVLKTTLIAQTSGQTKPPARFTEATLLSAMENPAKYMETKDKKLVDTLKSTGGLGTVATRADIIEKLFNSFMIEKRGGKEIFITSKGRQLLDLAPEELRSPATTAEWEQKLELIAKGKLKKEVFINEMKQHTKEIVSEIKSSDKKYKHDNISTKTCPDCGKPMLEVNGKKGKMLVCQDRECGHRKNVSRITNARCPQCKKKLELRGEGEGQIFVCICGYREKLSAFEARRKKEGSGKVDKRAVQKYMKQQKNEDEPINNALAEALKGLKLD, via the coding sequence ATGGCTAAAAGCGTTGTATTAGCAGAAAAACCTTCAGTTGCAAGAGATATCGCAAATGTGCTGAAGTGTCATAAAAAGGGAAATGGCTTTTTAGAGGGAGATAAGTATATCGTGACTTGGGCTTTAGGTCATCTGGTGACATTGGCTGACCCGGAGAGCTATGATGTGAAATATAAAACATGGAATTTAGAAGATTTACCAATGCTACCTGAACGTTTAAAACTGACAACGATTAAACAAACAGGGAAGCAGTTTAATGCTGTGAAATCACAGCTGACACGTAATGACGTCAATGAAATTATTATTGCGACGGATGCTGGGCGTGAAGGAGAGCTTGTTGCCCGTTGGATTATTGATCGAGTGAAGGTAAATAAACCGGTGAAACGTCTATGGATTTCATCAGTTACAGATAAAGCGATTAAAGAAGGCTTCCAAAATTTAAAACCAGGAAAAGCTTACGAAAACCTATATCACGCAGCTGTTGCACGTTCGGAAGCGGATTGGTATATAGGACTTAATGCAACACGAGCACTAACGACAAAATATAATGCTCAATTAAATTGTGGCCGGGTTCAGACGCCGACTCTTGCAATGATTGCTGCTCGCGAGGATGAGATTAAAAACTTTAAAGCTCAAACCTACTATGGTATAGAAGCACAAACCGATTTATTAAAGCTAACTTGGCAGGATGCAAATGGTAATTCACGTAGCTTCAACAAAGAAAAGATAGATGCTGTTGTAAAGGCATTAGGCAATCAAGAAGCAAAAGTGGTTAACATTGACCGCAAAGCAAAGAAATCCTTTGCACCTGGACTGTACGATTTGACAGAGCTACAACGTGATGCGAATAAACTGTTTGGCTATTCTGCGAAGGAAACATTGAATATTATGCAAAAATTGTACGAATCATATAAAGTATTAACTTACCCTCGTACAGATTCTCGCTTTATATCATCTGATATTGTCAGCACACTACCTGAGCGCCTAAAAGCATGTGGAATAGGGGAATATCGCCCATTAGCAAATAAAGTTCTCGGTAAGCCAATAAAAACGTCGAAAGCTTTTGTGGATGATAGTAAGGTAAGTGATCATCATGCTATCATCCCAACAGAAGAATATGTAAATATTTCATCCTTCAGTGATAAAGAACGAAAAATTTATGATTTAGTCGTTAAAAGGTTCTTAGCGGTGTTATTCCCACCTCATGAATATGAACAATTAACTGTCCAAGCTATGATAGGAAATGAAAAGTTTATTGCAAAAGGTAAAACTGTTATTTCAACTGGATGGAAAGAAGTATATTCGAATCATTTTGATGATGAAGACCAAGCAGATGACGTGAAAGAACAATTGCTCCCACGTTTGGAAAATGGACAAGTATTAAAAACAACATTAATTGCTCAAACATCAGGTCAAACAAAACCACCTGCACGTTTTACGGAGGCGACGCTTTTATCTGCAATGGAAAACCCTGCGAAATATATGGAAACAAAGGATAAGAAACTTGTGGATACACTAAAATCAACAGGTGGACTTGGTACAGTAGCGACTCGTGCCGATATTATAGAAAAGCTATTCAACTCCTTTATGATTGAAAAACGTGGTGGAAAAGAAATCTTCATTACTTCAAAAGGGCGCCAACTACTCGACCTTGCACCAGAAGAGCTACGTTCTCCAGCAACAACAGCTGAATGGGAGCAAAAGCTAGAGCTTATCGCAAAAGGCAAATTGAAAAAAGAAGTGTTTATTAATGAAATGAAGCAACATACGAAAGAGATTGTTTCAGAAATTAAATCAAGTGATAAGAAGTATAAACACGACAACATTTCAACGAAGACTTGTCCAGATTGTGGGAAGCCGATGCTTGAAGTAAATGGTAAGAAGGGCAAAATGCTTGTATGTCAGGATCGTGAATGTGGACATCGTAAGAACGTATCAAGAATAACAAACGCAAGATGTCCTCAATGTAAGAAAAAGCTCGAGTTACGTGGAGAAGGAGAAGGACAAATTTTTGTATGTATTTGTGGATATCGTGAAAAATTATCCGCTTTTGAAGCTCGCCGTAAAAAAGAAGGTAGTGGTAAAGTAGACAAGCGTGCTGTCCAAAAATATATGAAACAACAGAAAAATGAGGATGAACCGATTAATAATGCTCTTGCTGAAGCATTAAAGGGATTAAAGTTAGACTAA
- a CDS encoding sodium:phosphate symporter, with the protein MDWQTMLFQFLGGLGLFLFAIKFMGDGLQKAAGDRLREILDRFTTNPLMGVLVGILVTVLIQSSSGTTVITVGLVSAGFMKLRQAIGVIMGANIGTTITAFIIGFDVGTYAYPIMALGAVLLFFFKKSTIQNIGQVLFGFAGLFIGLEMMGDGMKPLRDWETFIDITVSFSDYPILGVVAGTLFTVVVQSSSATVGILQGLYDEGLIPLAGALPVLFGDNIGTTITAVLAALGASVVARRAAAAHVMFNIIGTIIFMLILPLFTHYVEWISGVLNLDQKMQIAFAHGTFNVVNTIIQLPFVGAIAYIVTKIVPGEDTTIEYGAKHLDKTLIEQSPSIALGQAKQEVVRMGEFAVRGLQESMDYLFTMDSKHVSITEQLEEAINNLDRVTTEYLVVLSKESLSGADSKLHHSLFDNIRDIERIGDHVENLVELTQYKETHRVKFSDEAETELKEMFNLVLDTVSLAIMALEKQSKDFANGVIQNEDRIDELERVLRKRHILRLNNGECSGSAGIVFADIISNLERIGDHAVNIADSILEEHN; encoded by the coding sequence ATGGACTGGCAGACAATGTTGTTCCAATTCCTTGGAGGATTAGGGCTATTTTTATTCGCAATAAAGTTTATGGGGGACGGTCTACAAAAAGCAGCAGGAGATCGACTTCGTGAGATTTTAGATAGATTTACAACAAATCCACTAATGGGTGTTTTAGTAGGTATTTTAGTAACGGTACTAATTCAATCGAGTTCAGGTACGACAGTTATAACAGTTGGACTTGTTAGTGCAGGATTTATGAAGCTTCGCCAAGCAATAGGTGTAATTATGGGTGCGAATATCGGTACAACGATTACAGCATTCATCATCGGTTTTGATGTTGGTACATATGCATATCCAATCATGGCGCTTGGTGCAGTATTATTATTCTTCTTTAAGAAAAGTACCATTCAAAATATTGGACAAGTATTATTTGGTTTTGCAGGATTGTTCATCGGTCTTGAAATGATGGGCGATGGGATGAAGCCTTTACGTGATTGGGAGACATTTATCGATATCACTGTAAGCTTTAGTGATTATCCAATATTAGGAGTGGTTGCAGGTACACTTTTCACAGTAGTTGTACAATCATCTTCTGCAACAGTCGGAATTTTGCAAGGCTTGTATGACGAAGGGCTAATTCCTTTAGCTGGTGCTTTACCAGTATTATTTGGTGATAATATCGGAACAACGATTACAGCTGTGTTAGCCGCATTAGGTGCTTCTGTAGTAGCTCGCCGTGCAGCAGCAGCCCATGTAATGTTTAACATTATAGGGACTATTATATTTATGTTAATTTTACCTTTATTTACTCATTATGTAGAGTGGATTTCAGGTGTATTAAATTTAGATCAAAAAATGCAAATTGCCTTTGCACATGGTACATTTAACGTTGTTAATACAATTATTCAATTACCATTTGTTGGCGCGATTGCTTATATTGTAACGAAAATTGTTCCTGGTGAGGATACAACAATCGAATATGGTGCCAAACATTTAGATAAAACGTTAATTGAACAATCCCCATCTATTGCCTTAGGACAAGCGAAACAAGAAGTTGTGCGCATGGGTGAATTTGCGGTTAGAGGGCTTCAAGAGTCGATGGATTATTTATTCACAATGGATTCAAAACATGTGAGTATAACTGAGCAATTGGAAGAAGCCATTAATAATTTAGATCGAGTAACAACGGAGTATCTGGTTGTATTATCAAAGGAATCACTATCAGGTGCGGACTCTAAGCTACATCATTCATTATTTGATAATATTCGTGATATTGAACGGATTGGCGATCATGTTGAAAACTTAGTGGAGTTAACCCAATATAAAGAAACTCATCGTGTGAAATTTAGTGATGAAGCTGAAACAGAGCTTAAAGAAATGTTTAATTTAGTGCTTGATACAGTAAGTTTAGCTATTATGGCACTTGAAAAACAAAGTAAGGATTTTGCAAATGGTGTCATTCAAAATGAAGATCGAATAGATGAACTTGAGCGTGTATTACGTAAACGTCACATTTTACGACTAAATAATGGTGAATGTTCAGGTTCAGCAGGAATCGTATTTGCTGACATTATCAGTAATCTAGAGAGAATCGGGGATCATGCAGTAAATATTGCTGACTCTATTTTAGAAGAGCATAATTAA